The DNA sequence GTTTTGCAAAAAGAATAATTTACTCCTTGTCTCCGATCTTGCTTATTCAGAAATGGGGTATGATGGATTTCAACCGATGAGCGCTCTTGAAATATCAGGGGCAAAAGATGTAACTATAGAATTCCATTCGCTCTCAAAGACTTACAATATGACAGGCTGGCGAATCGGGATGGCGGTTGGGAATAAAGAGGCTGTACAAACTTTGGCGACAATAAAATCAAATATTGATAGCGGGGTATTTAAAGCAATCCAATTTGCGGCGATAGAGGCTTTAAGCGGATCTCAAAATTGTGTTGTGGCAAATAATGAAATATTTAGAGAACGGAGAGATGTTTTATTTGAGGGGCTTAAATCTTTGGGGTTTGATTTTCCAAAACCAAAAGCTACTTTTTATATGTGGGTTCCCACTCCAAAGGGGGAGACATCTGCATTTTTTTCTGAAAAGCTTTTAGAAAAATGTGGCATTCTTGTAGTTCCCGGAATAGGGTATGGAGCTTCAGGAGAAGGATATGTACGGTTTGCTATTACTCTGCCTAAAGAGAGAATTTCTCTTGCCATTAAAAGGATGAAGGAGCAAGGGATCTAAGTATAACAAAAAAGCCCGAACAGGCTCGGGCTTTTTATTCTCTTCCCAACGGTCTAATATTTTCTATATATATATCGTACAATTTTGATAGGAATTTCACATTATCTTGGAATTCTTCTATAATGATACATATGCAAATTTTAATGGCTGAATACGCGGGATTTTGTGAAGGGGTGGAGAGGGCTTATCGAATAGCTCTTGAGCAGACAAAAACCCACAAACAAATCTTTATGCTTGGCAATCTAGTACACAATACTCAAGTTGTCAGGAAATTCGAAGAACTAGGAGCCAGAATTGTAAAAGCTGTTTCTGAAATCCCTCAAGGGACGGACGGAATTATTATTATTTCAGCGCATGGGGTTTCTCCTTTGGTTTACGACGAAATTAACAAGAAAGGGCTCGAACTTGTTGATACGACTTGCCCTTGGGTAAAAAATGCCCAAAAACTATCCAAGAATCTTGCTGAAAAAGGAATACAGGTTATAGTTGTAGGAGACAAGAACCATCCTGAAGTTAAAGGGATTGTTGCATGGTCGGGAGGGAGAGCGCTGGTGGTTGAGGAGCCGGAAGATTTGGCCTCTATAAAACTTGCCGGCAAGGTTGGCGTTATTGCTCAAACAACCCAATCTGAAGCAAATTTTGACAAAGTGGTAGAAGAACTTAAAGAAAAGACAAAAGATATTATTATCCATAAAACGATATGCGGAGCGACAAGCAAAAGGCAAAAGGCGGCGATTGATATTGCCAAAAAAGTTGATCTGATGCTTGTTATTGGTGATCTCAAAAGCGCTAATACAAACAGGTTGACGGAGCTCTGCAAAAAAACAGGGGCAGAAACGCATCAAATCCAAACGGCTTTGGAATTGGATGGCAAGTGGCTGGCAGGGAAAGCTAAAATTGGCATTACCGCAGGAGCCTCAACCCCCGATTGGGTGATTGATGAAGTGATCAAGAACTTAGGGAATCAAGAAAATTTGCTATTGCATAACTGCAATTAACATGAATAACTTAACCCCGATTATTCATAGACTAACAAAATTTTAACAGTCTATTGGAAAATTCCTTAGGTATGAATAATCGGGGTTAACAACATAAAATAATGACTTTGTGAATTTTCCATCCTGGATTTCTCTGCCCTCACCCAATCTTGAAATAGTTTGAGAACTGGTAGGCATTTCAC is a window from the candidate division WOR-1 bacterium RIFOXYB2_FULL_36_35 genome containing:
- a CDS encoding LL-diaminopimelate aminotransferase, producing MRKSKRLDKIPPYLFVKIEEKKAELIAKGIDIIDFGIGDPDLPTPDHIFEKMHEVLETKESANYPSTKGELSFRKAVATWYKKRFNVELNPNNEVCSLIGSKEGLAHLTFAFIDRGDISLVPDPAYPVYGISTTLAGGETYNLPLTKENHFLPDLESIPDDVIKKAKILYVNYPNNPTGAVADKAFFEEAVEFCKKNNLLLVSDLAYSEMGYDGFQPMSALEISGAKDVTIEFHSLSKTYNMTGWRIGMAVGNKEAVQTLATIKSNIDSGVFKAIQFAAIEALSGSQNCVVANNEIFRERRDVLFEGLKSLGFDFPKPKATFYMWVPTPKGETSAFFSEKLLEKCGILVVPGIGYGASGEGYVRFAITLPKERISLAIKRMKEQGI
- a CDS encoding 4-hydroxy-3-methylbut-2-enyl diphosphate reductase encodes the protein MQILMAEYAGFCEGVERAYRIALEQTKTHKQIFMLGNLVHNTQVVRKFEELGARIVKAVSEIPQGTDGIIIISAHGVSPLVYDEINKKGLELVDTTCPWVKNAQKLSKNLAEKGIQVIVVGDKNHPEVKGIVAWSGGRALVVEEPEDLASIKLAGKVGVIAQTTQSEANFDKVVEELKEKTKDIIIHKTICGATSKRQKAAIDIAKKVDLMLVIGDLKSANTNRLTELCKKTGAETHQIQTALELDGKWLAGKAKIGITAGASTPDWVIDEVIKNLGNQENLLLHNCN